In Alkalihalobacillus sp. FSL W8-0930, a single window of DNA contains:
- a CDS encoding GNAT family N-acetyltransferase — protein MSVRIKQLDTIQPYKSELCSLLIETVNQGASIGFHLPMHEEEARAFWNDYHPNEYRVTLGAFKEQRLIGTVSLELISKSNGSHRAEVCKLMVHPGARRLGAAKKLMIELENVAKQHNRSLLVLDTREGDPSNKLYISLGYEVAGTIPDFASNEKGELEATNLYYKLI, from the coding sequence ATGAGTGTACGAATTAAACAATTAGATACGATTCAACCTTATAAATCTGAGCTTTGCTCCCTACTCATAGAGACAGTTAATCAAGGAGCTTCGATTGGTTTTCATTTGCCAATGCATGAGGAAGAGGCACGAGCATTTTGGAACGATTATCACCCGAACGAATATCGAGTTACATTAGGGGCATTCAAGGAGCAACGCCTTATTGGCACCGTCAGTCTTGAACTAATCAGTAAATCAAATGGAAGCCATCGCGCAGAAGTCTGCAAGCTTATGGTCCACCCGGGTGCTAGACGACTAGGAGCGGCAAAAAAATTAATGATTGAACTAGAAAACGTTGCGAAACAACACAATAGAAGTTTACTGGTTTTAGATACAAGAGAAGGAGATCCTTCAAATAAACTTTATATCAGCTTGGGCTATGAGGTAGCAGGAACGATTCCTGACTTTGCGAGTAATGAAAAAGGCGAGCTTGAAGCAACCAATTTATATTATAAACTCATATAG
- a CDS encoding HIT family protein — translation MDDCVFCYPELDRDQRVVMSNETCLFLQLCSAQKEGAALNGAGVIVPKQHRNNTFDLTNEEWNDTFSLLILVKDWLDETVKPDGYNIGWNCGKVAGQHLFHAHLHVLPRYIYEPMAGKGIRYLFKNQGGKL, via the coding sequence GTGGATGATTGTGTGTTTTGTTATCCAGAGCTTGATAGGGATCAACGGGTTGTGATGAGTAATGAGACATGTCTGTTTTTGCAATTGTGTTCTGCTCAAAAGGAAGGTGCAGCTTTGAATGGAGCGGGTGTCATTGTGCCGAAGCAGCATCGAAACAACACGTTTGACTTAACAAATGAGGAATGGAACGATACCTTCTCTCTTCTCATATTGGTTAAAGATTGGCTAGATGAAACGGTCAAACCGGATGGATACAACATTGGATGGAACTGTGGAAAGGTAGCAGGGCAGCATCTCTTTCATGCACATCTTCATGTGTTGCCTCGGTACATCTATGAGCCAATGGCTGGAAAAGGAATACGCTATTTGTTTAAAAATCAGGGAGGGAAGCTATGA
- a CDS encoding GNAT family N-acetyltransferase — MIRLATLDDAPSIAQLTLQLDYNIGLETAKERLTHLLHSTDHALFVFENKNELSGWAHIYIKRLIELEYAEIGGIVVQKNNRRSGVGFKLIQACEEWAKANKIDEVRLRSGEQRAEAHTFYLNLGYEHVRNQKVFIKKV, encoded by the coding sequence ATGATTCGACTTGCCACATTAGATGACGCTCCATCCATTGCCCAGCTAACTTTGCAATTAGACTATAACATTGGTCTAGAGACTGCCAAAGAAAGACTCACTCACCTTCTCCATTCAACTGATCATGCGTTATTTGTATTTGAAAATAAAAACGAACTCTCAGGCTGGGCACATATTTACATAAAGCGTTTAATTGAACTCGAGTATGCCGAAATTGGTGGGATCGTTGTTCAGAAAAACAATAGGAGATCAGGAGTAGGGTTTAAGCTCATACAAGCATGTGAAGAATGGGCTAAAGCAAATAAGATAGATGAGGTGAGGCTGCGTTCTGGTGAACAACGAGCAGAGGCCCACACGTTTTACTTAAACCTCGGTTATGAGCATGTTCGGAATCAAAAAGTTTTTATAAAGAAGGTGTAG
- a CDS encoding GNAT family protein translates to MKLSDHEAKAFGVETNHERMENGEHRFRLNHVDGSSYCRTEATDPGWQNSHYHKGVTEWYVVQSGWIAYAECSSTNTFHLTILEEGEGITVSPMVPHNIYLSENSVIHTIKATKEKQENDWFASPELDVYTSQFTDEDLSNRRMMKTLKSSRLTLRELSYSDWESIHAYAKRPEVSRYQVWNPQSEVDSQLFLAERIRISLLEPRSQFAFAIIEKETNILIGSVELTIRDTQHQAAELSYIIHPNYWGSGYASEAVRLMLTFGFSQLNLNRIYAKCDPRNKGSERVMQKVEMVWEGRLREDLLLADGWRDSLIYSLLARDFNS, encoded by the coding sequence GTGAAGCTATCAGATCACGAAGCAAAGGCATTCGGGGTGGAAACCAACCATGAGAGGATGGAGAATGGCGAGCATCGATTTAGACTGAACCATGTAGACGGAAGTTCCTATTGCCGTACAGAAGCTACTGACCCTGGATGGCAAAACAGTCATTACCATAAAGGGGTTACAGAATGGTACGTAGTACAAAGTGGATGGATTGCTTATGCTGAATGTTCTTCTACAAATACATTTCACCTAACCATATTAGAAGAAGGGGAAGGAATTACTGTCAGTCCAATGGTTCCTCATAACATCTATCTGTCTGAGAATAGTGTAATTCATACCATTAAAGCGACAAAGGAAAAGCAAGAAAATGATTGGTTTGCTTCTCCTGAACTCGATGTCTATACGTCTCAATTTACGGATGAAGATTTATCTAATAGAAGAATGATGAAAACCCTAAAGTCTTCGCGCCTAACTTTACGTGAACTCTCCTACTCTGATTGGGAGTCAATTCACGCCTATGCGAAACGTCCTGAAGTGAGCAGGTATCAAGTCTGGAACCCTCAAAGCGAGGTCGACTCGCAACTTTTTTTAGCTGAAAGAATAAGGATATCGTTACTAGAGCCTAGATCTCAGTTCGCTTTTGCCATCATTGAAAAAGAGACCAATATACTGATAGGCTCTGTTGAATTAACTATAAGAGATACTCAACACCAAGCTGCAGAGCTATCCTATATTATTCATCCCAATTATTGGGGAAGCGGATACGCATCGGAAGCAGTAAGGCTGATGCTTACCTTCGGATTCTCCCAACTGAACCTCAACCGAATCTATGCCAAATGTGACCCACGGAACAAAGGGTCAGAACGAGTAATGCAGAAAGTGGAGATGGTATGGGAAGGAAGGTTGCGAGAAGATCTACTTCTTGCAGACGGCTGGAGAGACTCGCTTATTTACAGTTTACTCGCACGCGATTTTAACTCATAA
- a CDS encoding GNAT family N-acetyltransferase: MYAIRPLHSSEHYFLKEMFYESIFIEESKKPPLEELLNSQNLLKYHTNWGKPGDCALVAVSKEEKKLGAVWFRLLQGDEAGYGYVDEQTPELGIALTKGARGKGVGRALMVQIMKQARDDQFKALSLSVDPDNQAAVELYASLGFVQVAMEGTSLTMVVQLEEGEKIQQFRELEESHLQPDVRKSPEKLSMILADAFVEFGSSGRSFGKKKCLEESVSQDRLVMHHFKCNLATDDVVLTTYHIQNRTKDQWTLRSSVWKHIDGRWQLYFHQGTFRDETKNK, translated from the coding sequence ATGTACGCAATTCGCCCACTCCATTCATCCGAACATTACTTTTTAAAAGAAATGTTTTACGAATCAATCTTCATTGAGGAATCAAAGAAGCCACCACTTGAGGAGCTTCTAAATTCTCAGAATCTACTTAAGTACCATACAAACTGGGGAAAACCAGGTGACTGTGCTTTAGTCGCTGTAAGTAAAGAGGAAAAAAAGCTAGGAGCAGTCTGGTTTCGATTACTACAAGGGGATGAAGCTGGGTATGGCTATGTGGACGAGCAGACTCCAGAGCTTGGTATTGCTTTAACGAAAGGAGCGCGTGGAAAAGGCGTTGGTAGAGCGCTAATGGTTCAAATCATGAAGCAGGCTAGAGACGATCAGTTTAAGGCACTTTCGTTAAGTGTAGATCCCGACAATCAAGCTGCTGTAGAGCTTTATGCAAGTTTAGGGTTTGTTCAAGTGGCGATGGAAGGAACGTCTTTAACCATGGTTGTTCAGCTTGAAGAAGGAGAAAAGATTCAGCAGTTTCGAGAACTTGAAGAAAGTCATTTACAACCAGACGTCCGAAAATCTCCAGAGAAACTCAGTATGATATTAGCTGATGCGTTTGTTGAATTTGGCAGTTCGGGAAGATCTTTTGGAAAGAAAAAATGTCTTGAAGAAAGTGTAAGCCAAGATCGTCTGGTCATGCATCACTTCAAATGTAATCTAGCAACTGATGATGTGGTGTTAACGACTTATCATATTCAAAATCGTACAAAAGATCAGTGGACATTACGCAGCTCTGTTTGGAAGCATATAGACGGAAGGTGGCAGTTGTATTTTCACCAAGGCACGTTTCGTGATGAAACAAAAAACAAGTGA